The window TCTTCAAGTGGGGGAACTTGTAGTATTGGTTTccaatattttgaatatattagGATCTTCGTTTAAGCGTATGGATGAATTTCCAGAATCTCAAAAAGAAAGAATTCAAGAGGCATTAGATATGGGTGAGCTTACAACTGGTCGGGGCTTGAATCAAGAATTTGGTCTTTCAAGAGCATGTGATACTCGTTGGGGATCTCACTTTAAatcttttaataattttattCTGATGTTTGGCTCTATTCTCGATGTTCTTGAATTGCTTGTTCTTGATGCACATTCTACAGATGAAAGAGCCAAGGCAATGGGATATCTCAGGGCTTGTCAAACATTTGAGGTTGCATTCATGTTACATTTGATGAGAGATATTTTAGCAATCACAAATGAGCTCAATAAATGCTTACAAAAAAAGAGCAAGACATTGCAAACGCCATGCTACTTGTTGAAGTAGCAAAGAAAAGGTTGCAAAAGTTAAGGAAAGAGGAATGGAATTCTCTTATTGCGGAGATATCTGCATTTTGTATCAAATATGATATTTTGATACCTCAGTTTGATGAGCTATACGTTAGTTCTTTAAGATCACGTCGTAAACCTGATGACTGTACAGTCTTACATCATTATCGGGTTGATGTATTTTGCAAAATTATTGATTGGCAAATTCAAGAACTTAATGAACGTTTTGACGAAGTGACAACTCATTTGCTTCGTGGAATTGCTTGTTTGAATCCAATTAACTCATtttcaagttttgacatcagGAAAATAATGAGAATGACTGAGTTATATCCTGATGactttgatgaatttagtatgggtGCTCTTGAGAATCAACTTGCAAGTTATATTATTGATGTTCGTGATGTTGATGAAAGATTCTCCGATCTACATGGGCTTTGTGATCTTTCAAAAAGATTAGTTCAGACAAAGAAGCATTCAAATTATCCTCTTGTATTTCGCTTAGTGAAACTTGCTTTGCTTCTGCCCGTTGCTACCGCATCCTTTGAAAGAGCTTTTTCGGCGATGAAGTTTATCAAGAATGACTTACGAAGTCGAATGAATGATGAGTTCTTTAGCGGTTGTTTGGTGCCTTATGTAGAAAAAATTGTGTTTGATAGTATTTCTAATGATGCTATTATTAAAACATTTCAAGATATGAAACCCCGTCGAGTGCAGTTGTAATAATGTACTTAGTTATTTTTTGTTGATCTCATTAGTCATTAGGTCCTTGTAACTAATACAAGActtgttttttgtattttctcttttgaaaGTCTTGTTACTATGATATGTTTATCTTAACACTATCTTTGTGTTGAGAACTTCTCTTTCTATTAATAAAATCTGTTagcatctatttttttttttttttggttttggttggCTAGCTTCATTGTGTAtttgacttttaaaatttttgaacccccttcgcaaatatcctgcctccgccactgtACCCGTCCACCCCCACCCACagcttaaaataaaaatagtcgATGGAGGAAGAAATTAAGTCATCACGACCAAAGAAGAGGAGAAGAATATAGTTATATTACCAAGCCTCGAGAAAACCAGGTTCCTTCCTCGGAGGAGGAGCAGCAACATACATTGGAGGAGCCATCACTGGAGGTCCCTTGTAATAACCTGTTACGACGTTAATCCACATTACTATATTTACTGCACCAACTTTTGCTCTCTGTGGTTAAATTAAAAGTTCTAATTCATTTTAATAGGTTAGGGGCTGAATCTATTACATTATGGTTATTATTGGATCAACCTTagattcaaaaaaaattaaagaaaaaaggaTCAGATTTAGATCGTTGATACACAGAGGCGGATCTAAAATTTTTAGTACATGAGTGTACtactaaaaaaagagaaaaatatattaAGTGAGAATTGATCTTTATTACTCTTGGTAAATAACTCAATCTTCAACCAAGTGCACCATTCAGTCTTCTTGAGCATGAGTACTGCCAAAAGTTAATATTATACTAATTTcaaaaaatatgtacataaataTCTAATTTTACGAAGAGATCATAGCTTCACATACCCCATAATCCCCTATAATAAATCCGCCCTTGTTGATACACAAACACTTACTTTTTGAGATATTTGTTTTTGAGAAATTAACTTAAAAAGCCGTCctcccaaataaaagaaaaataaccgtcaaatatatacatatatattatgtACTTAAATTAGTGAGTGTATATATTTTTGAAAGCCCTTTTCTACCAACCTAATATATACTGGCGAGAGAAGTGCAAGTAGTCAGTTAGTAAGAAGAATTCAGCTGCAGCAGGGTAAGGATAAGCTGGCTTTGTCATTTGGAGACAAAGCTTGTGCTCAATTTCTTTGTGTTAAAC of the Nicotiana tabacum cultivar K326 chromosome 7, ASM71507v2, whole genome shotgun sequence genome contains:
- the LOC142162399 gene encoding uncharacterized protein LOC142162399; the encoded protein is MCRFNPKWFDDEYHDWLEYSVSKDASYCLYCYLFKDNNIHQGGGDVFSSIGFKSWHKKKSFDKHGSSSIHNESKKKCQDLRQQRSIQSSFERQSNQLKHEYWIRLTASVNVVRLLITQGLAFRGHDESKSSLSRGNFLQTLSWYAKVCDNIRDYVLEHAPQNDQMTSPIIQKDIVTACKIETTKAIIEELNGDYFALLVDESFDTSRKEQMAIVLRYVDRMGFVMERLIDVVHVQNTCASSLKSAIVNLLDQHSLSLSYVRGQCYDGASNMQGEINGLKMLIKRESRSAHSIHCFAHQLQLTLVAVSKKCLQVGELVVLVSNILNILGSSFKRMDEFPESQKERIQEALDMGELTTGRGLNQEFGLSRACDTRWGSHFKSFNNFILMFGSILDVLELLVLDAHSTDERAKAMGYLRACQTFEQDIANAMLLVEVAKKRLQKLRKEEWNSLIAEISAFCIKYDILIPQFDELYVSSLRSRRKPDDCTVLHHYRVDVFCKIIDWQIQELNERFDEVTTHLLRGIACLNPINSFSSFDIRKIMRMTELYPDDFDEFSMGALENQLASYIIDVRDVDERFSDLHGLCDLSKRLVQTKKHSNYPLVFRLVKLALLLPVATASFERAFSAMKFIKNDLRSRMNDEFFSGCLVPYVEKIVFDSISNDAIIKTFQDMKPRRVQL